A window from Variovorax sp. PBL-E5 encodes these proteins:
- the lysS gene encoding lysine--tRNA ligase, producing the protein MSDSSTPSASATVAAPASTAAATIDDNQLIAERREKLKGLRAAQAAGQGVAFPNDFKPGHRAAGLIAAHGDTPAEVLEAAPIAVSVAGRMMLKRVMGKASFATVQDATGRIQLYITRDAVGEDAYAAFKHWDLGDIVGAEGSAFKTRTGELSVKVTKLRLLTKSLRPLPDKFHGMADQEQKYRQRYVDLITDESARERFAARSRAVSALREFMVANDFLEVETPMLHPIPGGANAKPFKTHHNALDQEMFLRIAPELYLKRLIVGGFERVFEINRSYRNEGISVRHNPEFTMMEFYAAYWNYRDLMDFTETLIRTIAEKTVGRLALDYQGQPVDLSLPFERLTIREAILRHTDAGDHVDDAAWLVNALRKLGLTEDKGKLSQRSLASLQVMYFEETVEEKLWQPTFIMEHPTEISPLARANDERPEVTERFELYITGREFGNGFSELNDAEDQAARFNAQVAAKDSGDDEAMFYDHDFVRALEYGMPPTGGCGIGIDRFMMLLTDSPSIRDVILFPALRRES; encoded by the coding sequence ATGTCCGATTCATCGACTCCTTCCGCTTCCGCCACTGTCGCCGCGCCCGCTTCCACGGCGGCCGCCACGATCGACGACAACCAGCTCATCGCCGAGCGGCGCGAAAAACTGAAAGGCCTGCGCGCGGCGCAGGCCGCAGGCCAGGGCGTCGCGTTCCCGAACGATTTCAAGCCCGGCCACCGCGCCGCGGGACTGATCGCAGCGCACGGCGACACGCCGGCCGAGGTGCTCGAAGCCGCGCCGATCGCCGTCAGCGTGGCGGGCCGCATGATGCTCAAGCGGGTGATGGGCAAGGCCAGCTTCGCGACGGTGCAGGACGCCACCGGCCGCATCCAGCTCTACATCACGCGCGACGCGGTGGGCGAAGACGCCTACGCCGCATTCAAGCACTGGGACCTGGGCGATATCGTCGGCGCCGAAGGCTCGGCCTTCAAGACCCGCACCGGCGAACTCTCGGTCAAGGTCACGAAGCTGCGCCTGCTGACCAAAAGCCTGCGGCCGCTGCCGGACAAGTTCCACGGCATGGCCGACCAGGAGCAGAAGTACCGCCAGCGCTATGTCGACCTGATCACCGACGAATCGGCGCGCGAGCGCTTCGCGGCGCGCAGCCGCGCCGTGAGCGCGCTGCGCGAGTTCATGGTGGCCAACGACTTCCTCGAGGTCGAGACGCCGATGCTGCATCCGATCCCCGGCGGCGCCAACGCCAAGCCCTTCAAGACACACCACAACGCGCTCGACCAGGAGATGTTCCTGCGCATCGCGCCCGAGCTCTACCTGAAGCGGCTGATCGTCGGCGGCTTCGAGCGCGTGTTCGAGATCAACCGGAGCTACCGCAACGAGGGCATCTCGGTGCGGCACAACCCCGAGTTCACGATGATGGAGTTCTACGCGGCCTACTGGAACTACCGCGACCTGATGGACTTCACCGAGACGCTGATCCGCACCATCGCAGAGAAGACCGTCGGCCGGCTCGCGCTCGACTACCAGGGCCAACCTGTCGACCTGAGTCTTCCGTTCGAGCGGCTCACGATCCGCGAGGCGATCCTGCGCCACACCGACGCGGGCGACCATGTCGACGATGCCGCCTGGCTCGTCAACGCCCTGCGCAAGCTCGGCCTGACCGAGGACAAGGGCAAGCTCTCGCAGCGCAGCCTCGCCAGCCTGCAGGTGATGTACTTCGAAGAGACGGTGGAAGAAAAACTCTGGCAGCCGACCTTCATCATGGAGCACCCGACCGAGATCTCGCCGCTGGCGCGCGCCAATGACGAACGTCCCGAAGTGACGGAGCGCTTCGAGCTCTACATCACCGGCCGCGAATTCGGCAACGGCTTCAGCGAGCTCAACGATGCCGAAGACCAGGCCGCGCGCTTCAATGCGCAGGTGGCGGCCAAGGACAGCGGCGACGACGAGGCGATGTTCTACGACCATGACTTCGTTCGCGCGCTCGAATACGGCATGCCGCCGACAGGCGGGTGCGGCATCGGCATCGATCGGTTCATGATGCTCCTGACCGATTCGCCGAGCATTCGCGACGTCATCCTCTTTCCTGCGCTGCGCCGGGAATCTTGA
- the trpA gene encoding tryptophan synthase subunit alpha — protein sequence MSRIAATFDALRKDGRKALIPYVTAGFPFADITPELMHGMAEAGADVIELGVPFSDPMADGPVIQKAGEAALALGIGMKQVLAMVATFRRQNESTPVVLMGYANPVEHYDLVHGKHSFIRDAAAAGVDGLLVVDYPPEECEEFAAKLRASGIDLIFLLAPTSTGERMAQVGRIATGYVYYVSLKGVTGAGHLDTEAVGRMIPRIREHMQLPVGVGFGIRDARTAQAVGSAADAVVIGTRIIQLIENQPREAVVPVVREFLSEIRQALDALPTATPKNTAGR from the coding sequence ATGAGCCGCATCGCTGCCACTTTCGACGCCTTGCGCAAGGACGGCCGCAAGGCGCTGATCCCCTACGTGACCGCGGGCTTTCCTTTCGCCGACATCACGCCGGAACTCATGCACGGCATGGCCGAGGCGGGCGCCGACGTGATCGAGCTCGGCGTGCCCTTCTCCGACCCAATGGCCGACGGTCCGGTAATTCAGAAGGCCGGCGAGGCCGCGCTCGCGCTGGGCATCGGCATGAAACAGGTGCTGGCCATGGTCGCCACCTTTCGACGGCAGAACGAAAGCACGCCCGTGGTGCTGATGGGCTACGCGAATCCGGTCGAACACTACGACCTGGTGCACGGCAAGCATTCGTTCATCCGCGATGCCGCGGCAGCCGGCGTCGACGGCCTGCTGGTCGTCGACTACCCGCCCGAAGAGTGCGAGGAATTCGCCGCCAAGCTTCGGGCGAGCGGCATCGACCTGATCTTCCTGCTCGCGCCCACCAGCACCGGCGAGCGCATGGCACAGGTCGGCCGCATTGCCACCGGCTACGTCTACTACGTCTCGCTCAAGGGTGTGACCGGTGCGGGCCATCTCGACACCGAAGCGGTCGGCCGGATGATCCCGCGCATCCGCGAGCACATGCAGCTGCCGGTCGGCGTCGGTTTTGGCATTCGTGACGCGCGCACCGCGCAGGCCGTCGGCTCGGCTGCCGATGCGGTCGTGATCGGCACCCGCATCATCCAGCTGATAGAGAACCAGCCGCGGGAGGCGGTGGTGCCGGTGGTGCGCGAATTCCTGTCCGAAATCCGGCAGGCACTGGACGCCCTGCCCACGGCCACGCCCAAGAACACGGCTGGCCGATAA
- the truA gene encoding tRNA pseudouridine(38-40) synthase TruA, with amino-acid sequence MRLALGIRYNGQGYQGWQSQLSGQTVQDKLEAALTRFAAQPISTLCAGRTDAGVHALMQVVHFDTAIHRTPFSWVRGTNRFLPADIAVQWAQPVPDQFHCRASALTRRYLYVLSQSPVRPSLDAGRVGWSMRALDGNAMREAATMLLGQHDFSSFRASACQARSPIKDLRRITVTRHGETERCRWHFEFEADAFLHHMIRNIMGCLVRIGHGDERPEWMRKVLEARSRKVAAPTFSADGLYFLGPLYDAGWGLPPQATLQAGGVAYDDPP; translated from the coding sequence GTGAGGCTGGCGCTCGGCATCCGCTACAACGGCCAGGGCTACCAGGGCTGGCAGAGCCAGCTGTCGGGCCAAACCGTCCAGGACAAGCTCGAAGCGGCGCTCACCCGCTTCGCCGCCCAGCCGATCTCCACGCTCTGCGCGGGCCGCACCGATGCCGGTGTCCATGCCTTGATGCAGGTGGTGCATTTCGACACGGCCATTCACCGCACCCCCTTCTCCTGGGTGCGCGGCACCAACCGCTTCCTGCCCGCCGACATCGCGGTGCAATGGGCGCAGCCGGTGCCCGACCAGTTCCATTGCCGCGCTAGCGCGCTCACGCGCCGCTACCTCTACGTGCTGTCGCAGTCGCCGGTGCGGCCGAGCCTGGATGCGGGCCGCGTGGGCTGGTCGATGCGCGCACTCGACGGCAACGCGATGCGCGAGGCGGCCACGATGCTGCTGGGCCAGCACGACTTCAGCTCGTTCCGCGCTTCGGCCTGCCAGGCACGTTCGCCGATCAAGGACCTGCGGCGCATCACGGTCACGCGGCACGGCGAGACGGAACGCTGCCGCTGGCACTTCGAGTTCGAGGCCGACGCGTTCCTGCATCACATGATCCGCAACATCATGGGTTGCCTGGTGCGCATCGGCCATGGCGACGAGCGTCCGGAATGGATGCGCAAGGTACTGGAGGCCCGCAGCCGCAAGGTCGCCGCCCCGACTTTCTCGGCGGATGGCCTGTACTTTCTGGGACCGCTCTACGACGCCGGCTGGGGCTTGCCGCCGCAGGCAACGCTGCAGGCGGGGGGCGTTGCGTATGATGATCCGCCATGA
- the trpB gene encoding tryptophan synthase subunit beta — translation MTTYQQPDATGHFGIYGGTFASETLTHAINELRDAYARYKDDPEFLAEFHYELAHFVGRPSPIYHAARTSREMGGAQIYLKREDLNHTGAHKVNNTIGQAMLAKRMGKPRVIAETGAGQHGVATATICARYGLECVVYMGSQDVKRQSPNVYRMNLLGATVVPVESGSKTLKDALNEAMRDWVTNVENTFYIIGTVAGPHPYPTMVRDFQSVIGIECIEQMPAMLAAQGLGGEAGGRQPDVVVACVGGGSNAMGIFHPYIPFEGTRLIGVEAAGEGLDSGKHSASILRGSPGVLHGNRTYLLQNEDGQVTETHSISAGLDYPGVGPEHAYLADIGRAEYVGITDAEALEAFHYLCRTEGIIPALESSHAFAHAMKLAKTMRPDQSILVNLSGRGDKDIGTVADLSGIDFYDRPSMRGLSVKGGRA, via the coding sequence ATGACCACCTACCAGCAACCCGACGCCACCGGCCATTTCGGCATCTACGGCGGCACTTTCGCCAGCGAAACGCTGACCCACGCGATCAATGAATTGCGTGACGCCTACGCCCGGTACAAGGACGACCCCGAATTCCTGGCCGAATTCCACTACGAGCTCGCGCATTTCGTGGGCCGACCCTCGCCGATCTACCATGCGGCGCGCACCAGCCGCGAAATGGGCGGCGCGCAGATCTACCTCAAGCGAGAGGACCTGAATCACACCGGCGCCCACAAGGTCAACAACACCATCGGCCAGGCCATGCTCGCCAAGCGCATGGGCAAGCCGCGCGTGATCGCCGAAACCGGCGCCGGCCAGCACGGCGTGGCCACGGCCACCATCTGCGCACGCTACGGGCTCGAATGCGTGGTCTACATGGGCAGTCAGGACGTGAAGCGCCAGAGCCCGAATGTCTATCGCATGAACCTGCTGGGCGCAACCGTCGTGCCAGTGGAATCGGGCAGCAAGACCCTGAAGGACGCGCTCAACGAGGCGATGCGCGACTGGGTCACCAACGTCGAAAATACCTTCTACATCATCGGCACCGTCGCCGGCCCGCATCCCTATCCGACCATGGTGCGCGACTTCCAGAGCGTGATCGGCATCGAATGCATCGAACAGATGCCCGCCATGCTGGCCGCGCAAGGCCTCGGCGGCGAAGCCGGAGGCCGGCAACCCGACGTGGTGGTTGCCTGCGTGGGCGGCGGCAGCAATGCGATGGGCATCTTCCATCCCTATATTCCCTTCGAAGGCACGCGCCTGATCGGCGTGGAGGCCGCGGGCGAAGGCCTGGACAGCGGCAAGCATTCGGCCTCGATCCTGCGCGGCAGTCCCGGTGTGCTGCACGGCAACCGGACCTACCTGCTGCAGAACGAGGACGGCCAGGTGACCGAGACGCACAGCATCAGCGCCGGGCTCGATTACCCCGGCGTCGGCCCGGAGCATGCCTACCTGGCCGACATCGGTCGCGCCGAATATGTCGGCATCACCGATGCCGAGGCACTCGAAGCCTTTCACTACCTGTGCCGCACCGAAGGCATCATCCCCGCCCTCGAATCGAGCCATGCCTTCGCCCACGCGATGAAACTGGCGAAGACCATGCGCCCCGATCAGTCGATCCTGGTCAATCTCTCGGGTCGCGGCGACAAGGACATCGGCACGGTGGCCGACCTCTCCGGCATCGACTTCTACGATCGGCCGTCGATGCGCGGCCTCAGCGTGAAGGGAGGCCGTGCATGA
- a CDS encoding FimV/HubP family polar landmark protein codes for MTRHPLPAARLPAPCQIPTFSGRGRLSLLSAAITLALGFVSTDASALALGRLNVQSALGEPLRAEIDVTEISASEADGLRIAIASPEAFRAAGVPYNAVLSDMRVGLQRRANGRYVVRLTSNRQVSEPFIDLLLEANWNSGRIVRDYTVLLDPPGSRLAAAPVAPIAPQISAAPPQPLRSTAPAVIEPPIRRPSPAAVPGAPSAAATQAAPRAANASPAIRTPAGGDQHVTVQAGDTASKIAGAYKTADVSLDQMLVALLRANPNAFIRGNVNRIKAGAVLDLPDPSQASAVPATEARRMVTAQSHDFSEYRRRLADNTPESNVADAGRQASGKLQANVEDRNAANAAADKLKVTQGGPANVSAEDKLAQTRQAQESSARVAELSKNISELNKLQSASGTAATASSAAPAAASAPSVAASAAGSTAGSGNAASAASAISPPTPAVVAPAAAASATAADGTTQAASSAAATASAAPKAPVIVKPAATPAPTERGFFAELLDNPLMLGAAALIALLVAFFLHRVLGRKRPQSGDSVFIESRMPKDSFFGASGGESVDTKNRGNSVVSSLSYSPSQLDAGDVDPVAEADVYLAYGRDLQAEEILREALRVNPERTAIHLKLLEIHAKRRDLRAYEALAADVHKLTGGTGSDWGRVAEMGKDLDPGNPLYESGSRGVSAAEAAAFAGTLAAATSSPAPALSPSSGPVMPQVVAAPPPAFVPSVAPLDFDLDLAKPSTPAPLTASLPPTPSPEPFPSTVREVPRTPTPAAAAATDAAPLSAIAALHLENDFDTAPGVLEPIPRAPSPEDEMTQPATLRAGLPGDSGFIEFDMSSLAGLPDRNPSDTERGRLEPLEEGAESPHAIKLSLARELKALGDVEGARSLIEEVAAESSGDVKAEAKQLLGQLR; via the coding sequence ATGACACGACATCCGTTGCCTGCGGCCCGCCTCCCGGCGCCTTGCCAGATCCCGACGTTTTCCGGCCGGGGGCGGCTGTCCCTTCTGAGCGCGGCGATCACTCTGGCCCTGGGCTTCGTCAGCACCGATGCTTCGGCGCTCGCGCTCGGGCGGCTCAATGTCCAGTCGGCGCTGGGTGAACCGCTTCGCGCCGAAATCGACGTCACCGAGATCAGCGCATCCGAAGCCGACGGCCTGCGGATCGCCATCGCTTCGCCCGAGGCCTTCCGCGCTGCGGGCGTGCCTTACAACGCCGTGCTGTCGGACATGAGGGTGGGCCTGCAGCGACGCGCCAACGGGCGCTATGTCGTGCGCCTCACCAGCAACCGCCAAGTCAGCGAACCTTTCATCGACCTGCTGCTCGAGGCCAACTGGAATTCGGGCCGCATCGTGCGCGACTACACCGTGCTGCTCGATCCGCCGGGCAGCCGGCTGGCCGCGGCGCCGGTTGCGCCGATCGCGCCGCAGATCAGCGCAGCCCCGCCGCAGCCGCTGCGTTCCACCGCGCCGGCCGTCATCGAACCCCCGATCCGCCGCCCATCGCCGGCGGCGGTGCCGGGCGCTCCGTCCGCAGCCGCGACGCAGGCAGCGCCAAGGGCGGCAAACGCGAGTCCGGCCATTCGCACCCCCGCGGGCGGCGATCAGCACGTCACGGTACAGGCCGGCGATACCGCCAGCAAGATCGCCGGTGCCTACAAGACAGCGGACGTATCGCTCGACCAGATGCTGGTGGCGCTGCTGCGTGCCAATCCCAATGCCTTCATTCGCGGCAATGTCAACCGCATCAAGGCCGGTGCCGTGCTCGACTTGCCGGACCCGTCCCAGGCGAGCGCCGTTCCTGCGACCGAAGCGCGGCGCATGGTGACAGCGCAGAGCCACGACTTCAGCGAGTACCGCCGCCGCCTGGCGGATAACACCCCCGAATCGAACGTCGCCGACGCCGGCCGCCAGGCCTCGGGCAAGCTGCAGGCCAATGTCGAGGATCGCAATGCGGCGAATGCAGCAGCCGACAAACTCAAGGTCACGCAGGGCGGCCCGGCGAACGTGTCCGCCGAAGACAAGCTGGCGCAGACCCGGCAGGCACAGGAGAGCAGCGCCCGCGTTGCCGAACTGTCGAAGAACATCAGCGAGCTGAACAAGCTGCAAAGCGCCAGCGGGACCGCTGCTACGGCAAGCAGCGCCGCACCCGCTGCGGCAAGCGCTCCGTCGGTCGCAGCCTCCGCTGCGGGAAGCACTGCGGGCTCGGGTAACGCGGCATCGGCAGCGAGCGCGATCAGCCCGCCGACGCCCGCTGTCGTCGCGCCCGCTGCCGCGGCATCTGCCACAGCAGCCGACGGGACGACGCAAGCCGCCTCGTCGGCCGCGGCCACTGCCTCCGCTGCGCCCAAGGCACCGGTCATTGTCAAGCCGGCGGCCACGCCTGCGCCGACAGAGCGCGGGTTCTTCGCGGAACTGCTCGACAACCCGCTCATGCTCGGTGCCGCCGCACTGATCGCGCTGCTGGTCGCCTTCTTTCTCCATCGCGTGCTGGGCCGCAAGCGCCCCCAAAGCGGCGACAGCGTGTTCATCGAAAGCCGCATGCCCAAGGACTCCTTCTTCGGCGCCAGCGGCGGCGAGTCGGTCGACACCAAGAACCGGGGCAATTCGGTCGTCTCCTCGCTGTCCTACTCTCCCAGCCAGCTGGACGCAGGCGACGTGGACCCGGTGGCCGAAGCCGATGTCTATCTGGCCTACGGCCGCGATCTGCAAGCCGAGGAAATCCTGCGCGAAGCACTGCGGGTCAATCCTGAACGCACCGCCATCCACCTCAAGCTGCTCGAGATCCATGCCAAGCGCCGCGACCTGCGCGCCTACGAGGCGCTCGCGGCCGATGTGCACAAGCTGACCGGCGGCACCGGCAGCGACTGGGGTCGCGTGGCGGAAATGGGCAAGGACCTGGATCCCGGCAACCCGCTGTATGAATCCGGCAGCCGCGGCGTCTCCGCCGCCGAAGCCGCCGCATTCGCAGGCACATTGGCAGCGGCGACATCCTCGCCCGCGCCGGCCCTGAGCCCGAGTTCCGGCCCGGTCATGCCACAGGTCGTCGCAGCGCCTCCACCGGCCTTCGTGCCTTCCGTGGCGCCGCTCGATTTCGATCTCGACTTGGCCAAGCCCTCGACGCCGGCGCCGCTCACGGCCAGCCTGCCGCCGACACCGTCGCCGGAGCCATTCCCGTCGACGGTGCGCGAGGTTCCGCGCACCCCGACGCCCGCAGCCGCTGCGGCGACCGACGCCGCTCCGCTGAGCGCCATCGCAGCACTTCATCTCGAGAACGACTTCGACACCGCACCGGGTGTGCTCGAGCCGATTCCGCGCGCGCCCTCGCCCGAGGACGAAATGACGCAGCCGGCAACCCTGCGCGCGGGCTTGCCCGGCGATTCCGGCTTCATCGAATTCGACATGAGTTCGCTGGCCGGCCTGCCGGATCGCAACCCGTCCGACACCGAGCGTGGCCGGCTCGAACCGCTCGAAGAAGGCGCGGAGAGCCCGCATGCGATCAAGCTTTCGCTGGCGCGCGAACTGAAGGCACTCGGCGATGTCGAAGGTGCCCGCTCACTGATCGAGGAAGTCGCTGCCGAGAGCTCGGGCGACGTCAAGGCCGAAGCCAAGCAACTGCTCGGCCAATTGCGCTGA
- the accD gene encoding acetyl-CoA carboxylase, carboxyltransferase subunit beta: MSWLEKLLPPKIAPIDPSERRQMPEGLWIKCPSCDTVLYKTDLEHNQNVCPSCGHHHRIGARARLDAFLDPEGRYEVGQEVLPVDALKFKDSRKYPERLKEALENTGETDALVVIGGSVHSINVVVACFEFDFMGGSMGSVVGERFVRGVETAIEQKVPFICFTATGGARMQEGLLSLMQMAKTNASLTRLAKKGLPYISVLTDPTMGGVSAGFAFVGDVVIAEPKALIGFAGPRVIESTVRVTLPEGFQRAEFLQTKGAIDFICDRRELRKTVASTLAMLLRQSADAVV; the protein is encoded by the coding sequence ATGAGCTGGCTAGAAAAACTGCTTCCCCCCAAGATTGCGCCCATCGATCCGAGCGAGCGCCGCCAAATGCCGGAAGGCCTTTGGATCAAATGCCCGAGCTGCGACACGGTGCTCTACAAGACCGACCTCGAACACAACCAGAACGTGTGCCCGAGCTGCGGCCACCACCACCGCATCGGCGCGCGCGCGCGGCTGGACGCCTTCCTCGATCCCGAAGGCCGCTACGAAGTCGGCCAGGAAGTGCTGCCGGTCGACGCACTCAAGTTCAAGGACAGCCGCAAGTACCCCGAGCGGCTCAAGGAGGCGCTCGAGAACACCGGCGAGACCGACGCGCTCGTGGTCATCGGCGGCTCGGTGCACAGCATCAATGTCGTGGTGGCCTGCTTCGAGTTCGACTTCATGGGCGGCAGCATGGGCAGCGTGGTCGGCGAGCGCTTCGTGCGCGGCGTCGAGACCGCCATCGAGCAGAAGGTGCCGTTCATCTGCTTCACGGCCACCGGCGGCGCGCGCATGCAGGAAGGCTTGCTGTCGCTCATGCAGATGGCCAAGACCAACGCATCGCTCACCCGGCTGGCCAAGAAGGGCCTTCCCTACATCAGCGTGCTGACCGACCCGACCATGGGCGGCGTGAGCGCGGGCTTTGCCTTCGTCGGCGACGTGGTCATCGCGGAACCGAAGGCGCTGATCGGCTTCGCCGGGCCGCGCGTGATCGAATCGACCGTGCGGGTGACGCTGCCGGAAGGCTTTCAGCGCGCCGAGTTCCTGCAGACCAAGGGCGCAATCGATTTCATCTGCGACCGGCGCGAACTGCGCAAGACCGTGGCCAGCACGCTGGCGATGCTGCTGCGCCAATCCGCCGACGCAGTGGTCTGA
- a CDS encoding YggT family protein, with the protein MFYQIPAFLLDVIVGLLGGACLLRLYMQYHRVPFGNPLGRFVFAISDWIVLPLRRVVPPVKRWDLASAIAAWLLVMAKFLLLWLLMGGLGRWTILPLVSLIGLLQLAVSGLTALLIVYAVLSWVPSASSMLQDLIARLAEPLVRPLRRFIPLVGGVDLSPLAAIVLLQIVAIVLGNLMGSAFTLGR; encoded by the coding sequence ATGTTCTATCAAATCCCCGCGTTTCTGCTCGACGTGATCGTCGGCCTCCTCGGGGGCGCCTGTCTGCTGCGCCTCTACATGCAGTATCACCGGGTGCCTTTCGGTAACCCGCTGGGCCGCTTCGTGTTCGCCATCAGCGACTGGATCGTGTTGCCGCTGCGGCGCGTGGTGCCGCCGGTCAAGCGCTGGGATCTCGCCAGCGCGATCGCCGCCTGGCTGCTGGTGATGGCCAAGTTCCTGCTGCTCTGGCTGCTGATGGGCGGCCTGGGCCGCTGGACGATCCTGCCGCTGGTGTCGCTGATCGGGCTGTTGCAGCTCGCGGTATCGGGGCTCACCGCGCTGCTGATCGTCTATGCCGTGTTGTCGTGGGTGCCGAGCGCGTCTTCGATGCTGCAGGATCTCATCGCGCGGCTCGCGGAGCCGCTCGTGCGGCCGCTGCGGCGCTTCATTCCGCTGGTGGGTGGCGTCGACCTGTCGCCGCTGGCCGCCATCGTGCTGCTGCAGATCGTTGCCATCGTGCTCGGCAATCTGATGGGCTCGGCGTTCACCCTCGGACGCTGA
- a CDS encoding phosphoribosylanthranilate isomerase, translating into MTSIRHVARTRIKICGLTREEDVDAAVDGGADAIGFVLYPASPRAVTVERAARLAARLPPFVTPVLLFVNEEAAAARAALAAVPGAVAQFHGDETPDQCWQASGQGAHRFLRAARIPVGAAGAGFDLVKYASDYSRAHAILLDAHVEAYGGGGKAFDWSHLPPAVDAHLVLSGGLTPANVGDGIRQLRTAARSLSVDVSSGVEACKGIKDARKIREFVAAVRAADALF; encoded by the coding sequence ATGACTTCCATTCGCCACGTTGCCCGTACACGCATCAAGATCTGCGGGCTGACACGCGAGGAGGACGTGGACGCAGCCGTCGATGGCGGTGCCGATGCGATCGGCTTCGTGCTGTATCCGGCCAGCCCGCGCGCAGTCACCGTTGAACGCGCGGCGCGGCTGGCCGCCAGGCTGCCGCCCTTCGTCACGCCGGTGCTGCTGTTCGTCAACGAAGAGGCCGCAGCCGCAAGGGCCGCCCTCGCTGCCGTGCCCGGTGCCGTCGCGCAGTTCCATGGCGATGAAACACCCGATCAATGCTGGCAGGCGAGCGGCCAGGGCGCGCACCGCTTCCTGCGCGCGGCCCGGATTCCGGTCGGTGCGGCCGGCGCCGGCTTCGATCTCGTAAAATACGCGTCCGATTACTCCCGCGCCCACGCCATCCTGCTCGACGCCCACGTCGAAGCCTATGGCGGTGGCGGCAAGGCATTCGATTGGTCACATCTTCCACCCGCCGTCGACGCTCACCTCGTCTTGAGTGGTGGGCTCACACCTGCAAACGTGGGCGATGGCATTCGCCAGTTGCGGACGGCCGCCCGGTCGCTGTCCGTTGACGTGAGTTCCGGCGTCGAGGCCTGCAAAGGCATCAAGGACGCCCGGAAGATTCGCGAATTCGTGGCCGCCGTGCGTGCGGCCGACGCCCTGTTCTAG
- a CDS encoding LON peptidase substrate-binding domain-containing protein has protein sequence MTTPSLLHDLPLFPLGTVLFPGGLLPLRIFEVRYLDMIGKCHKTGAPFGVVGLTLGSEVRRAGAEAESFSAIGTLAVIREFDVPQAGLMQIECAGTQRFRIHSSELQRHGLWTASVEALPDDQALEVPQDLQQSADSLRRLVTALEERRRMEGNDRVRLPIEPPYRFDDCGWVANRWCELLPVQPEIKQRLMELDSPLMRLELVGDLLARTGIVE, from the coding sequence ATGACGACACCCTCCCTTCTGCACGACCTGCCCTTGTTTCCGCTGGGCACCGTGCTGTTTCCCGGCGGCTTGCTGCCGCTGCGCATTTTCGAGGTCCGCTACCTCGACATGATCGGCAAGTGCCACAAGACGGGCGCGCCGTTCGGCGTGGTCGGCCTCACGCTGGGCAGCGAGGTTCGCCGGGCCGGCGCAGAGGCCGAAAGCTTCTCGGCCATCGGGACGCTCGCCGTCATCCGCGAATTCGACGTTCCCCAGGCCGGCCTGATGCAGATCGAATGCGCGGGCACGCAGCGCTTTCGCATTCATTCCAGCGAGTTGCAGAGGCATGGACTGTGGACGGCCAGCGTCGAAGCGCTGCCCGATGACCAGGCGCTCGAAGTCCCGCAGGATCTGCAGCAGAGTGCGGATTCGTTGCGCCGGCTGGTCACCGCGCTGGAAGAGCGGCGGCGGATGGAGGGCAACGACCGCGTGCGGCTGCCGATCGAGCCGCCCTATCGGTTCGACGACTGTGGGTGGGTGGCCAATCGCTGGTGCGAGCTGCTGCCGGTACAGCCCGAGATCAAGCAGCGCCTGATGGAACTCGACAGCCCGCTGATGCGCCTCGAACTCGTCGGCGATCTGCTCGCACGCACCGGCATCGTTGAATAG